In a genomic window of bacterium:
- a CDS encoding SDR family oxidoreductase: MELGIKNRVAVVAASSRGLGKAVAWGLAMEGVKLVICARNKEALEQTADEILMKTGVTVFPLSVDLSDPDQIDWMIKETLDLFGKVDILVTNAGGPPSGRFTDINDDDWMKAAQLTLMSAVRLVRGVLPGMREQKWGRIIHMTSVSLKQPIDNLFLSNVFRPGVAGMAKSLSTELAEENILVNTVCPGYFMTDRVKELIAVKTKESGKPMEEIEKEITDKIPLGRMGNPEELANLIVFLASERASYMTGSVVQVDGGYVQGLL, encoded by the coding sequence ATGGAGTTAGGCATTAAGAACAGAGTTGCTGTAGTTGCAGCTTCCAGCAGAGGGCTGGGTAAGGCAGTGGCGTGGGGGCTTGCAATGGAGGGGGTGAAACTTGTTATTTGTGCCAGAAACAAAGAGGCTCTGGAACAGACTGCTGACGAAATTTTAATGAAGACAGGTGTAACGGTTTTCCCTTTATCTGTAGATTTGTCAGATCCGGATCAGATTGACTGGATGATAAAAGAGACACTTGATCTTTTCGGCAAAGTTGATATTCTGGTTACAAATGCAGGAGGGCCTCCTTCAGGCAGATTCACAGATATAAATGATGATGACTGGATGAAAGCAGCTCAGCTTACTCTAATGAGTGCTGTTCGTTTGGTCAGGGGTGTGCTGCCTGGAATGAGGGAACAGAAGTGGGGCAGAATTATCCACATGACATCAGTATCTCTTAAACAGCCGATTGATAATCTGTTTCTTTCTAATGTGTTCCGTCCGGGAGTTGCGGGAATGGCAAAGAGCCTTTCTACTGAACTTGCAGAAGAGAATATTCTTGTAAATACAGTATGCCCGGGATATTTTATGACTGACCGGGTAAAAGAGCTGATTGCAGTTAAGACAAAAGAGTCGGGAAAGCCGATGGAGGAGATTGAAAAAGAAATTACAGATAAGATACCTCTCGGCCGGATGGGTAATCCCGAGGAGCTCGCAAATTTGATTGTCTTCCTTGCTTCGGAACGGGCAAGTTATATGACAGGATCTGTTGTACAGGTTGACGGAGGATATGTGCAGGGGCTGCTGTAG